One Roseimaritima multifibrata DNA window includes the following coding sequences:
- a CDS encoding DUF1559 family PulG-like putative transporter has protein sequence MSNVSFRPLLGAGLLVLFSLSLPAQEDVSNKLSAEFVPDNALAAIFASPSKVLQDPSFEMMPIEVLQAQGLEMIGVDPMHIDQLTVVVGPPGPQGPVGGVVIQFSQDYSIEDLNPQIFREAEPQESNGREVYLLAGPPNTVLFRKDARTFIIGVGNYLNSIVDGNQGQGSLARLLPRIPDQNGITAVAVLDQIRPMLTGLLKQNVRQMPAQVQGVVRLPELTDALVVNVKPAGLLNFQATVVALCTDADAAQEAAGVLNDSIDFGIAKVVEDATQGMDSSDPVRNASAKYGVRLADFLGNSFRPKIVGNRLVIKPASNAGTVGALVGLLLPAIQAARGAASRVRSSNNQRQILLAMHIYHDTYQKLPDAQIKDKEGKPLLSWRVSILPFIEHQALYEQFHLDEPWDSEHNLPLANQMPDAFRHPDLPTEKNETVYQVAAGKGLMFDNDKANRFRDVGDGLSNTVLLTETDAAHAVVWSKPEDSSIDMNDPAGHLHVAPGDVYQFGFGDGSVQAIPLDMDLETLKALFTRAGGEFVKR, from the coding sequence ATGTCAAACGTTTCTTTTCGCCCGCTGCTCGGGGCCGGTCTGCTGGTTTTGTTTTCCTTGTCTCTGCCGGCACAGGAGGACGTATCAAATAAATTGTCTGCTGAATTTGTCCCGGACAATGCATTGGCAGCGATCTTTGCTTCGCCTAGCAAGGTTTTGCAGGATCCCAGTTTTGAAATGATGCCGATCGAGGTCTTGCAGGCTCAAGGTTTGGAAATGATTGGTGTTGATCCGATGCATATCGACCAGTTGACGGTTGTTGTCGGCCCACCTGGACCGCAGGGGCCAGTCGGCGGGGTCGTCATCCAATTCAGTCAGGACTATTCGATTGAGGATCTAAATCCTCAGATCTTTCGTGAAGCAGAGCCGCAGGAGAGTAATGGACGTGAGGTGTACCTTCTTGCTGGGCCTCCTAATACCGTCCTTTTCCGGAAGGACGCAAGAACCTTTATCATCGGCGTTGGAAATTACTTGAATTCAATCGTTGACGGAAACCAGGGACAAGGATCTTTGGCGCGTTTACTGCCCAGGATTCCCGACCAAAACGGAATTACTGCAGTGGCCGTCCTGGATCAGATTCGTCCGATGTTAACGGGCCTGTTGAAGCAAAACGTCAGGCAAATGCCGGCCCAAGTGCAAGGTGTCGTTCGACTTCCGGAACTGACCGATGCATTAGTCGTCAATGTGAAGCCAGCCGGTTTGTTGAATTTTCAGGCGACTGTGGTCGCTCTGTGTACCGATGCGGATGCAGCACAAGAAGCCGCGGGCGTTCTAAATGATTCCATCGATTTTGGAATTGCGAAAGTTGTCGAGGACGCGACGCAGGGTATGGATTCGTCTGATCCTGTTCGAAATGCTTCTGCAAAATACGGGGTTCGGCTCGCTGATTTTCTTGGCAATAGCTTTCGTCCTAAAATCGTTGGAAACCGATTAGTGATTAAACCAGCCAGTAATGCAGGAACCGTCGGGGCTTTAGTTGGCTTGCTTCTTCCTGCGATCCAGGCGGCTCGCGGTGCTGCATCACGAGTGCGGTCTTCAAACAATCAGAGACAGATATTGTTAGCGATGCATATCTATCACGATACCTATCAGAAATTGCCGGATGCACAGATCAAAGACAAAGAAGGTAAACCTCTACTCAGTTGGCGAGTTAGTATCTTGCCATTTATTGAACATCAGGCGTTATATGAGCAGTTTCATTTAGATGAGCCCTGGGATAGTGAGCACAACTTGCCTCTGGCGAATCAAATGCCTGACGCCTTTCGGCATCCCGATTTACCGACCGAAAAAAATGAAACGGTCTATCAAGTCGCAGCCGGTAAAGGCTTGATGTTTGATAACGACAAAGCGAACCGCTTTCGGGATGTCGGGGATGGACTGAGCAATACGGTTTTATTGACTGAAACCGATGCAGCACACGCGGTTGTTTGGTCAAAACCCGAAGATTCGTCAATCGATATGAATGACCCTGCTGGCCACCTGCATGTTGCCCCCGGAGACGTTTATCAGTTCGGCTTTGGCGACGGTTCGGTTCAGGCGATTCCGTTGGACATGGATTTGGAGACGTTGAAGGCACTGTTCACGCGCGCAGGTGGCGAATTCGTCAAGCGTTAG
- a CDS encoding DUF1559 domain-containing protein — translation MSIVPFRLLLGTGMLVLSSLTLPAQEDGPKKLSAEFVPDNALAAIFASPNKVMQEPGFEMLPIEIVRAQGLATVGVDPMHIDRLTVVVGPPGPQGPVGGIVIQFSQDYSIEDLNPQVFREVEPQEINGREVYLLDGPPDTVLFRKDARTFIVGIGNYLNSIVEGNQGQGSLARLLPRIPDQNGVTAVAVLDQVRPMLTGMLKQNARQMPPQLQDIVRLPELTDALIVNIRPADLLNFQATVVALCTDADAAQNAAEILNGSIDFGRNQFLGEVTKDMDLSDPVQKASSEYMFRVSEKISDNLRPQVIDNRLVIKPDSNVGTVGVLVGMLLPAVQAARGAARRMQSSNNQKQILLAMHNYHSTFNHLPDAAVKDKDGKPLLSWRVSILPFIGENELYEQFHMDEPWDSEHNLPLSKKMPAIYRHPSLKTEENETVYQVAVGDGLLFNDQKPTRFRDILDGTSNTILLTETDAEHAVNWAKPEDSPIDMDDPKGHLNIMPGGVFQVGFADGSVQAISELVDPNMLKAMFTRDGREVINR, via the coding sequence ATGTCAATCGTTCCTTTTCGACTGTTGCTTGGGACCGGTATGCTGGTCCTGTCTTCCTTGACGCTGCCGGCACAGGAGGACGGTCCGAAAAAACTGTCCGCCGAATTTGTCCCGGACAATGCACTGGCAGCGATCTTTGCTTCGCCTAATAAGGTTATGCAGGAGCCTGGTTTTGAAATGCTGCCGATCGAAATCGTGCGGGCTCAAGGGCTGGCAACGGTTGGTGTCGATCCGATGCATATCGACCGGCTGACGGTGGTTGTCGGTCCTCCCGGGCCACAGGGGCCGGTTGGCGGGATCGTCATTCAATTCAGTCAGGACTACTCGATTGAGGATTTAAACCCTCAAGTTTTTCGTGAAGTGGAACCGCAGGAGATCAATGGACGTGAGGTGTACCTGCTTGATGGGCCTCCTGATACGGTCCTGTTTCGCAAGGACGCACGGACCTTTATCGTCGGCATTGGGAACTACTTGAATTCGATCGTTGAAGGGAATCAGGGGCAAGGGTCGCTCGCTCGCCTGCTCCCTCGAATTCCTGATCAAAACGGTGTGACAGCGGTGGCGGTGTTGGATCAGGTTCGTCCAATGTTAACGGGCATGTTGAAGCAAAACGCCAGGCAAATGCCGCCCCAGCTACAAGATATTGTCCGTCTTCCTGAGCTGACCGATGCATTGATCGTCAATATTAGGCCGGCTGATTTGTTGAATTTTCAGGCGACGGTGGTTGCTCTGTGTACCGATGCCGATGCCGCACAAAACGCAGCCGAGATCCTTAATGGTTCCATCGACTTTGGGCGAAATCAGTTTCTTGGTGAGGTCACCAAGGATATGGATCTGTCCGATCCGGTCCAAAAAGCCTCTTCAGAGTACATGTTTCGGGTTTCTGAAAAGATCAGCGATAACCTCCGCCCTCAAGTCATCGACAATCGCTTGGTGATTAAGCCCGATAGCAATGTTGGAACCGTTGGGGTTTTGGTGGGGATGCTGTTGCCTGCCGTTCAGGCGGCTCGAGGCGCTGCAAGACGCATGCAGTCTTCCAATAACCAAAAACAGATCCTGCTGGCGATGCACAATTATCATTCTACCTTCAATCATTTGCCCGACGCTGCGGTGAAAGACAAGGACGGCAAGCCACTGCTCAGCTGGCGAGTCAGTATCTTGCCCTTTATTGGAGAGAACGAGTTGTATGAGCAGTTTCATATGGACGAACCTTGGGACAGTGAACACAACTTGCCGTTATCCAAAAAGATGCCCGCAATCTACCGGCACCCCTCTTTGAAGACCGAAGAGAATGAGACGGTTTATCAGGTCGCTGTAGGCGACGGATTATTGTTCAATGATCAGAAACCAACCCGGTTTCGCGATATCCTCGATGGAACCAGCAATACGATTTTGTTGACCGAAACCGATGCAGAACATGCCGTTAATTGGGCGAAACCGGAGGATTCGCCAATTGATATGGATGATCCGAAAGGGCATCTGAACATCATGCCCGGGGGTGTTTTTCAGGTTGGGTTTGCCGACGGATCGGTTCAAGCCATTTCCGAATTGGTGGACCCGAATATGCTGAAGGCGATGTTCACGCGGGATGGTCGCGAAGTGATCAACCGCTAA
- the lpxK gene encoding tetraacyldisaccharide 4'-kinase, translated as MDYRSLMNGQRRDPLAFVLRPLLRIGSWFYGLGIRIRNSRYDRGVSETHDAGVPVISVGNLTTGGTGKTPLVCYLARELRSQGFRVALISRGYGRGDGDLNDEALELELRLPDVPHVQDPDRVAAAAVAVEELETEILLMDDGFQHRRLQRDLDIVVIDATCPFGYGYLLPRGMLREPIASIRRADVAILSRCNHISPEERLQIKQAYLRRKPDLIWLEAEHHPGRLVDHENRPEPLEVVAGKRVLVFCGIGNPAAFAKTVRDCGAELVDQLSLPDHASYDREMLERLRAWGESWPPGEIEYMLCTQKDLVKIRTNRIAGIPLRAIQIDMTVEPEAELQQALKKVVQPDGPVEGTV; from the coding sequence ATGGATTATCGATCTCTGATGAACGGCCAACGGCGAGATCCGTTGGCCTTTGTGCTGCGGCCGCTGTTGCGAATCGGCTCTTGGTTTTACGGGCTGGGAATCCGGATTCGCAATTCCCGATACGATCGTGGCGTTTCCGAAACGCACGATGCGGGGGTCCCTGTGATTTCCGTTGGCAATCTGACCACTGGCGGGACCGGGAAAACTCCACTGGTTTGTTATTTGGCACGCGAGCTACGCTCTCAAGGCTTCCGCGTCGCCTTGATCAGCCGGGGCTATGGGCGCGGCGATGGGGATCTGAATGACGAAGCCCTCGAGTTGGAATTGCGGTTGCCTGACGTGCCTCACGTGCAGGACCCCGATCGCGTCGCCGCCGCTGCAGTGGCGGTGGAGGAATTGGAAACCGAGATCCTATTGATGGACGACGGGTTCCAGCACCGTCGGCTGCAACGCGATTTAGATATCGTGGTGATCGATGCAACTTGCCCCTTTGGCTACGGGTATTTGCTGCCAAGAGGCATGTTGCGAGAACCGATTGCTTCCATCCGGCGGGCGGATGTCGCAATCCTTTCTCGTTGTAACCACATTTCTCCCGAAGAGCGTTTGCAAATTAAACAAGCCTACCTGCGGCGAAAACCTGATTTGATCTGGCTGGAAGCGGAGCATCACCCCGGGCGCTTGGTCGATCATGAAAATCGACCAGAGCCCTTGGAGGTCGTGGCCGGAAAGCGAGTCCTTGTTTTCTGCGGGATCGGCAATCCGGCAGCTTTCGCAAAAACCGTTCGCGACTGTGGAGCCGAATTGGTGGATCAGCTGTCCCTGCCAGACCATGCGTCGTACGATCGCGAAATGCTGGAACGCCTGCGTGCGTGGGGAGAGAGCTGGCCACCCGGAGAGATCGAGTACATGCTCTGCACTCAAAAGGATTTGGTCAAAATTCGTACGAATCGGATTGCCGGGATTCCACTGCGGGCCATTCAAATCGATATGACTGTCGAACCGGAGGCCGAACTGCAACAAGCCTTGAAGAAGGTTGTTCAGCCAGATGGCCCTGTCGAGGGAACCGTGTGA
- a CDS encoding zinc ribbon domain-containing protein, translated as MGWFRRRRDSSPDAPLVPCPHCGADVRADAVACRECGYAWEADDLVDDGSDDFDYDAFVEREFSESNVSQSLPAWQRFVIFLLVLAFAATLLGPLLF; from the coding sequence ATGGGTTGGTTCCGCCGCAGAAGAGATTCGTCGCCTGACGCTCCGCTGGTTCCCTGCCCGCACTGTGGGGCCGATGTTCGGGCCGATGCCGTGGCCTGCCGGGAATGTGGCTATGCCTGGGAGGCGGATGACTTGGTCGACGACGGTTCGGATGATTTTGACTATGATGCGTTCGTAGAGCGAGAATTCTCCGAATCGAATGTCAGTCAATCATTGCCGGCTTGGCAACGGTTCGTCATATTTCTCTTAGTCCTTGCTTTTGCCGCGACCTTGTTGGGGCCTCTACTGTTTTAG
- a CDS encoding SET domain-containing protein → MSGLSKKRRAKLQQKLDEDYGYRQYADRDVEVREGACGHGVHAVRQFLPGELVIEICGQVLSQKKYDGSTYVMEMDDEWYLEPTIPGAYLNHSCNPNAELLKLTDSSMGIIAICNIEPGSEITFDYQWTAGDWVPRCQCGAPNCRGWVVGADSLEEMKEFAKEQKQKSKRKK, encoded by the coding sequence ATGAGCGGATTAAGTAAAAAGCGTCGAGCGAAGCTGCAGCAGAAATTGGATGAGGATTACGGCTACCGGCAATACGCCGACCGTGATGTGGAAGTCCGCGAAGGAGCTTGCGGGCATGGAGTACACGCCGTTCGCCAGTTTTTGCCCGGAGAATTGGTGATCGAGATCTGTGGTCAAGTGCTGTCGCAAAAGAAGTACGACGGATCCACCTATGTGATGGAAATGGATGATGAGTGGTACCTGGAACCAACGATCCCAGGGGCCTATCTAAATCACTCCTGCAATCCGAATGCGGAACTGCTGAAACTGACCGACAGTTCGATGGGGATCATCGCGATCTGCAATATCGAACCCGGGTCGGAAATCACGTTCGACTACCAGTGGACGGCGGGCGATTGGGTTCCCCGTTGCCAATGCGGAGCCCCAAATTGCCGCGGCTGGGTCGTCGGTGCCGATTCGCTTGAAGAGATGAAAGAGTTTGCTAAAGAGCAGAAGCAAAAATCAAAGCGAAAGAAATAG
- a CDS encoding serine/threonine-protein kinase: MSRSPKDPQRAEFSAPTTDSVSAVNGSGIDHDLNKNHLQRENPVMAALAGTLDRGRRLFGRPNAADTPTSAFDNTPSDSASSPPIPTAPKMHFTYASGSSPLPRYTIRRGVGIGGFGEVYFAVSEAGKEVAIKRIQRNLDVELRGVSHCLNLKHPNLVSLFDVCRDDQDQAWVIMEYIAGPNLREVLDQHPQGLPEEEVRRCLVGLASGIAYLHDSGLVHRDLKPGNVFDDAGIIKIGDYGLSKFISASRRGGHTESVGTFHYMAPEVGRGEYGREIDIYALGVILCELLTGRVPFDGESSHEIVMKHLTAQPDLEGIASPYREVIKSALEKDPRNRPQSIAQMLKPLGLQIDTFGSGTPATMPSSLGSTSSPAESKQDPILARLASPPAAPGASAEKPIREEPLARAIRGSLTDLARWWESLESYPGTRIAMMFMIVALVVINTGWLVPLLTFVAIFYVPYYIIRHLVLGIRQQPSYAEAHQLAVARAQIPRPLSAGQWRQQKRIELASKRSLTRMTELSGSWTKAIFWTAILGVVGTMIGLRDADLSAENIAPYALTAVTIGFAALALLGMGKLWERGEGEPLSRRLVLAGVGIIVGSFAYVASEYLLLPIGGTALSADVADNLPQNLYTNEGVPRLAAMMAHFALLMGAVGWWKNTDPLRKRRLSVWTVAVAVVFEWAISLALPIPQPWGILVAGGIAIVLQLASPWENRHQEMQVS, translated from the coding sequence ATGAGCCGTTCTCCCAAGGATCCGCAGCGGGCTGAATTTAGCGCGCCCACAACCGATTCCGTATCGGCCGTTAATGGTAGCGGGATCGATCACGATCTTAACAAAAATCACTTACAGCGGGAAAATCCAGTTATGGCCGCTCTTGCCGGTACACTAGACAGAGGTCGTCGTCTGTTCGGCCGGCCCAATGCCGCCGATACTCCTACATCTGCGTTTGATAACACGCCGAGTGATTCGGCCAGTTCGCCTCCTATTCCAACCGCTCCGAAAATGCACTTCACCTACGCCAGTGGGAGCTCCCCTCTGCCGCGTTACACGATTCGTCGTGGCGTTGGTATCGGTGGATTTGGCGAAGTCTATTTCGCGGTCAGCGAAGCGGGCAAAGAAGTCGCGATCAAACGCATCCAACGCAATCTGGATGTGGAATTGCGAGGCGTATCGCACTGCCTAAACCTAAAACACCCCAACTTGGTTTCGCTGTTCGACGTCTGCCGCGACGACCAAGACCAAGCCTGGGTGATCATGGAATACATCGCAGGCCCCAACCTGCGGGAAGTTCTGGATCAACATCCACAAGGTCTGCCCGAAGAGGAAGTCCGTCGCTGTTTGGTCGGCCTGGCCAGCGGGATCGCTTACCTGCATGACAGTGGACTTGTCCATCGCGACCTGAAACCGGGAAACGTATTTGACGATGCAGGCATTATCAAAATCGGCGATTACGGGCTAAGCAAATTCATTTCGGCCAGTCGTCGTGGAGGCCACACCGAAAGTGTCGGGACCTTCCACTACATGGCCCCCGAGGTAGGTCGCGGAGAATACGGCCGTGAAATCGACATTTACGCCCTTGGAGTGATCCTGTGTGAATTGCTGACAGGACGAGTCCCGTTTGATGGCGAAAGCAGCCATGAAATTGTGATGAAGCATCTGACGGCGCAGCCCGACCTGGAAGGCATCGCGTCTCCGTACCGCGAAGTCATCAAAAGTGCATTAGAAAAAGACCCACGCAATCGACCACAATCGATCGCCCAAATGCTAAAGCCATTGGGTTTGCAGATCGACACATTTGGTAGCGGTACTCCGGCCACGATGCCCAGCAGCCTAGGCAGCACTTCATCCCCCGCCGAATCCAAACAGGACCCGATCCTTGCCAGGCTGGCCAGCCCTCCAGCAGCGCCGGGCGCTTCCGCCGAAAAACCGATTCGCGAAGAACCACTGGCTCGCGCCATCCGTGGCTCCCTAACCGATTTAGCGCGGTGGTGGGAAAGCTTGGAATCGTATCCGGGAACCCGCATCGCAATGATGTTCATGATCGTCGCCTTGGTGGTGATCAATACCGGATGGCTGGTTCCTCTGCTGACATTTGTGGCGATCTTTTACGTTCCCTACTACATCATCCGTCACTTGGTCCTGGGCATTCGTCAACAACCTTCGTATGCCGAAGCCCATCAACTGGCGGTCGCCCGAGCCCAGATTCCACGACCGCTGTCGGCGGGGCAGTGGCGGCAACAAAAACGAATCGAATTGGCCAGCAAGCGTTCGCTCACACGGATGACCGAGCTAAGTGGTTCTTGGACGAAAGCGATCTTTTGGACGGCGATCCTAGGAGTGGTCGGGACGATGATCGGGTTACGCGACGCGGACCTGTCTGCCGAAAATATCGCTCCCTACGCTTTGACCGCGGTGACGATCGGGTTTGCCGCTTTGGCACTGCTAGGGATGGGAAAACTGTGGGAGCGAGGCGAAGGCGAACCACTATCGCGACGCTTAGTCCTTGCGGGCGTGGGCATCATCGTTGGTTCGTTTGCGTACGTCGCATCGGAATACTTACTACTGCCCATCGGCGGGACAGCACTATCGGCAGATGTCGCTGACAACCTGCCACAAAACTTATACACAAACGAAGGCGTCCCGCGGCTCGCTGCGATGATGGCTCACTTCGCACTGCTGATGGGAGCCGTTGGTTGGTGGAAAAACACCGACCCCCTTCGCAAACGACGCCTCAGCGTTTGGACCGTTGCGGTCGCGGTCGTGTTTGAATGGGCGATCAGCCTAGCCCTGCCGATTCCACAACCATGGGGCATTTTAGTTGCTGGCGGAATCGCAATCGTGCTGCAATTGGCATCGCCATGGGAAAATCGTCATCAAGAAATGCAGGTCAGCTAA